The following coding sequences are from one Malaciobacter pacificus window:
- a CDS encoding DMT family transporter: protein MNKNLFYVLMVFSMVFWGASWVNVKVLSSYINEYELVFFRMGISLLSMIPILYFMKLSYKIDFRTLFFIILSSIVLVLYSIFFFLGVEHGNAGFGGALVTTLIPINTFIIIALLNKKTISLKHSFALILGGFGVLTMLNVWAFNPSEIFSKDNIYFIIASLLWPVLTILSSKVTKVNPLVVTFYVYVISTIFIYIFYIDSSLEAKIASFDLYFYLNMFVITILSTTFATSVYFVGIQKLGANEVSSFIFLVPSSALILSALFLGEEITFNVVLGTICTITAIYILNNLSIFRLFKKKNKSL, encoded by the coding sequence ATGAATAAAAATCTATTTTATGTTTTAATGGTATTTTCCATGGTGTTCTGGGGTGCTTCATGGGTAAATGTAAAAGTATTATCATCTTATATAAATGAATATGAATTAGTTTTTTTTAGAATGGGAATCTCACTTTTAAGTATGATTCCTATTTTATATTTTATGAAACTATCATATAAAATTGATTTTAGAACACTATTTTTTATTATATTATCTTCTATCGTTTTAGTACTTTATTCTATTTTCTTTTTTCTAGGAGTAGAACATGGAAATGCTGGCTTTGGAGGAGCACTTGTAACTACTTTAATTCCAATAAATACCTTTATAATTATTGCACTATTAAATAAAAAGACTATTAGTTTAAAACACTCATTTGCATTAATTCTTGGTGGATTTGGAGTTTTAACTATGCTTAATGTTTGGGCATTTAATCCAAGTGAGATTTTTTCTAAAGATAATATCTATTTTATTATAGCATCACTACTTTGGCCAGTTTTAACAATACTTAGTTCAAAAGTAACAAAAGTAAATCCATTGGTAGTTACTTTTTATGTATATGTAATATCAACAATATTTATCTATATTTTTTATATAGATTCTTCTTTGGAAGCAAAAATTGCTAGTTTTGATTTATACTTTTATTTAAATATGTTTGTAATTACTATTTTATCAACAACTTTTGCAACTTCAGTATATTTTGTAGGTATTCAAAAACTTGGAGCAAATGAAGTTAGTAGTTTTATATTTTTAGTTCCTTCTAGTGCTTTGATTTTAAGTGCACTGTTTTTAGGAGAAGAGATAACTTTTAATGTGGTTTTAGGAACGATTTGTACAATAACTGCAATTTATATTTTAAATAACCTAAGTATTTTTAGGTTATTTAAGAAGAAGAACAAGAGTCTTTAG
- a CDS encoding SO_0444 family Cu/Zn efflux transporter, which produces MEYMTAIANNLLVLLDAMAIYILIGLLIAGILKQLIPDDFIIKHLGKGSISLVIKSTILGIPLPVCSCSVIPLAQGLRKEGASKGSVQSFLISSPITGVDSILATFSFFGLVFTLFRLISSIIIAILVGVIQNFIEKEDNTKLKNIESSCSTGCCSSGCSNEKPKKSFSIKSAFSYAYVTLFKDMVKPLFIGLIFGALFTTLAPKEYTSLLFENQILTYFVIILFAMPLYICATASLPIAAALIIEGMSPGAAFIFLTAGPATSMITMSVVYKTLGKTSLVIYLSTILFLSLVFGYLFDTMFSEINIINFDLESEHSSIISQIASLIMLLMLAYYLIKPWLTRKSKAKDSCSSS; this is translated from the coding sequence ATGGAATATATGACAGCTATAGCTAATAATCTTTTAGTATTGCTTGATGCAATGGCCATATATATTCTAATTGGCCTTTTAATAGCTGGTATTTTAAAACAGCTTATTCCTGATGATTTTATTATAAAGCATTTAGGGAAAGGTTCAATTTCATTAGTTATAAAATCAACTATTTTAGGTATTCCACTACCTGTTTGCTCATGTTCAGTTATACCATTAGCTCAAGGTTTACGAAAAGAGGGTGCTTCAAAAGGTTCTGTTCAAAGTTTTTTAATCTCAAGTCCTATTACAGGAGTTGATTCTATTTTAGCTACATTCTCATTTTTTGGCTTAGTTTTTACACTATTTAGATTAATTTCATCAATAATTATAGCAATATTGGTTGGAGTTATTCAAAATTTTATTGAAAAAGAGGATAATACAAAACTAAAGAATATTGAAAGTTCTTGCTCAACTGGATGTTGTAGTTCAGGTTGTAGTAATGAAAAACCTAAAAAAAGCTTCTCAATCAAATCTGCATTCTCATATGCCTATGTTACTTTATTTAAAGATATGGTTAAACCTCTATTTATAGGACTTATTTTCGGTGCTTTATTTACAACTTTAGCCCCTAAAGAGTATACATCTTTGCTTTTTGAAAACCAAATACTAACATATTTTGTAATTATTCTTTTTGCCATGCCTTTATATATTTGTGCCACAGCTTCACTGCCAATTGCAGCAGCTTTAATAATTGAAGGCATGAGTCCAGGTGCAGCTTTTATTTTCTTAACAGCAGGACCTGCTACAAGTATGATTACAATGAGTGTAGTTTATAAAACACTAGGGAAAACATCGTTAGTGATTTATTTATCTACTATATTATTTCTTTCGCTAGTTTTTGGATATTTATTTGATACAATGTTTAGCGAAATAAACATAATTAATTTTGATTTAGAAAGTGAACATAGTTCTATTATATCTCAAATAGCAAGTTTAATTATGCTTTTAATGTTAGCTTACTATCTAATCAAACCTTGGCTTACTAGAAAATCTAAAGCTAAAGACTCTTGTTCTTCTTCTTAA
- the rmuC gene encoding DNA recombination protein RmuC, producing MLIDSVIEVSYLTLLLASISIFAGILIVFQFSRQKYETQLKNLQDEAMLKLKSLNEKIELNNSSYNSQINILTSTSRRLEEEKKLIKENLEDKLKLLEKHHLETQENIKNSYEYKLVSLSKEFKLKENNLNEKIQLLEESKVQMKLEFENLANKLFEENQKKSNVNLTQVLASFKDQLESFGKRVNDIYNDETKQRTSLLTEIKNLKELNNKISEDAINLTKALKGENKTQGDWGEMILSSILEQTGLKEGREYSIQGSFSDNNGKRLRPDVIVHLPNKKDIIIDSKVSLNSYLAYNKTEDKNKKELAAKELVKSITAHIKGLSNKKYEDLEGIETLDFVLMFIPIEGAFILATSQDDNLFKMAFENNIMLVSPSTLYVTLRTIENIWRNEHQSENAQLISKKAADLYDKFTGFVSDLEDVGTNIARANKSYDNAMNKLSTGKGNLLRRSQEFLDLGVKPKKVLNSTKLLQSDE from the coding sequence ATGCTAATAGATTCTGTAATTGAAGTGAGTTACTTAACTTTGTTACTTGCTTCTATTTCTATTTTTGCTGGAATATTGATTGTTTTTCAATTTTCCAGACAAAAATATGAAACTCAATTAAAAAACTTACAAGATGAAGCTATGCTAAAATTGAAGTCTTTAAATGAAAAAATTGAATTAAATAATAGCTCTTATAATAGTCAAATAAATATACTAACAAGTACTTCTAGAAGACTAGAAGAAGAAAAAAAACTAATCAAAGAAAATTTAGAAGATAAATTAAAACTTTTAGAAAAACATCATTTAGAAACACAAGAAAATATTAAAAATTCATATGAATATAAACTCGTATCTTTATCAAAAGAGTTCAAACTAAAAGAGAATAATTTAAATGAAAAAATACAGCTTTTAGAAGAATCAAAAGTTCAAATGAAATTAGAGTTTGAAAATTTAGCAAATAAACTATTTGAAGAGAATCAAAAAAAATCAAATGTTAATTTAACTCAGGTTTTAGCTTCATTTAAAGATCAATTAGAGTCATTTGGAAAAAGAGTAAATGATATTTACAATGATGAAACAAAACAAAGAACTTCTCTTCTTACAGAGATAAAAAACCTAAAAGAATTAAACAATAAAATATCAGAAGATGCTATTAATTTAACAAAAGCCTTAAAAGGTGAAAATAAAACCCAAGGTGATTGGGGAGAGATGATTTTATCATCTATTTTAGAACAAACTGGTCTAAAAGAGGGTAGAGAATATTCTATTCAAGGCTCTTTTAGTGATAATAATGGTAAAAGACTTAGACCTGATGTTATAGTACACTTACCAAATAAAAAAGATATTATCATTGATTCAAAAGTATCATTAAACTCATATTTAGCTTATAATAAAACAGAAGATAAAAACAAAAAAGAGCTTGCAGCAAAAGAGCTAGTAAAATCAATAACTGCTCATATAAAAGGTTTAAGCAATAAAAAATATGAAGATTTAGAAGGTATTGAGACTTTAGATTTTGTTTTAATGTTTATTCCAATAGAAGGTGCATTTATTTTAGCAACTTCACAAGATGATAATCTATTTAAAATGGCATTTGAAAATAATATTATGTTAGTTTCACCTTCAACACTTTATGTTACATTAAGAACAATAGAAAATATTTGGAGAAATGAACACCAAAGTGAAAATGCTCAATTAATTTCTAAAAAAGCAGCTGATTTATATGATAAATTTACAGGGTTTGTAAGTGATTTAGAAGATGTAGGAACAAATATCGCAAGAGCAAATAAATCATATGATAATGCAATGAATAAGTTATCAACAGGAAAAGGTAATCTACTAAGACGTTCACAGGAGTTTTTAGACTTAGGAGTTAAGCCTAAGAAAGTATTAAATAGTACAAAACTATTACAAAGTGATGAATAG
- a CDS encoding M48 family metallopeptidase, translated as MLEFFVIAYCIYIAINIYTSFMQIGYVKEAKALKPIILDSKKYIEAANYSVEKEKMAIASTFYDFVLFILWIGFGLSFLDSLLNFDSYLVKAIVFIDLFIIINWFLGLPFELYSTFVLNKKYGFSNMTPKLFIQDTLKTGVLFLVFGSLVIAGISYIINSFPNWWIWGFVFIFGIIILINMLYPVIRDKMFDKFEKLKDKELEDKIEKLLDEVGFKSSGIFSVDASKRDNRLNAYFGGLGSTKRVVLFDTLVEKLTHNELLAVLGHELGHFKNGDILKNIGIMGVVMFVFFAIFGNLPEELFLGLSINSEPYAIIAVFMIFSPIFSFFLMPLISLISRHNEYAADEFGSNLQSKEDLVNALLKLANENKSFPLSHPLYIFFYYSHPPLVERFKELGFDVSNNSDSLINKE; from the coding sequence TTGTTAGAATTTTTTGTAATTGCATATTGTATTTATATTGCTATAAATATTTATACATCATTTATGCAAATTGGATATGTAAAAGAAGCAAAAGCATTAAAACCAATTATTTTAGACTCAAAGAAATATATTGAGGCAGCTAATTATTCAGTAGAAAAAGAGAAAATGGCTATTGCTTCTACATTTTATGATTTTGTACTGTTTATCTTATGGATTGGATTTGGTTTATCATTTTTAGATTCACTTTTAAATTTTGATTCATATTTAGTAAAAGCCATTGTTTTTATAGATTTATTCATAATTATTAATTGGTTTTTAGGTTTACCATTTGAGTTATACTCAACATTTGTTTTAAACAAAAAGTATGGATTCTCAAATATGACTCCAAAACTATTTATTCAAGATACTTTAAAAACTGGTGTTTTATTTTTAGTATTTGGTTCATTAGTAATTGCTGGTATTTCTTATATTATTAACTCTTTCCCAAATTGGTGGATATGGGGATTTGTATTTATTTTTGGGATTATTATTCTTATAAATATGCTTTATCCAGTTATTAGAGATAAGATGTTTGATAAGTTTGAAAAGCTAAAAGATAAAGAGTTAGAAGATAAAATTGAAAAACTTTTAGATGAAGTTGGTTTTAAAAGTTCAGGTATTTTTAGTGTTGATGCTAGTAAAAGAGACAATAGATTAAATGCTTATTTTGGAGGTCTTGGAAGTACCAAAAGAGTAGTTTTATTTGATACTTTAGTTGAAAAACTAACTCATAATGAACTTTTAGCTGTATTAGGACATGAACTAGGACACTTTAAAAATGGAGATATTTTAAAAAATATTGGTATCATGGGTGTTGTTATGTTTGTATTCTTTGCAATTTTTGGGAACTTACCCGAAGAGTTGTTTTTAGGGTTATCAATAAATTCTGAACCATATGCAATAATTGCTGTATTTATGATTTTTTCACCTATATTCTCATTTTTCTTAATGCCTTTAATCTCATTAATTTCAAGACACAATGAGTATGCAGCAGATGAATTTGGTTCAAATTTACAGTCAAAAGAAGATTTAGTAAACGCATTATTAAAACTTGCAAATGAGAATAAATCATTTCCCTTATCTCATCCTTTATATATTTTCTTTTACTATTCTCATCCTCCTTTAGTTGAGAGATTCAAAGAATTAGGGTTTGATGTATCAAACAATAGTGATAGTTTGATTAATAAAGAGTAG
- a CDS encoding GGDEF domain-containing protein, whose protein sequence is MKYIIVCINDNVEILDSLYNKISRIVDSDYIIESYINAQQALVACLNNIIIGNEILITINGNNTSDLSCEKLILELYKKSPNTKNIFFKESITLESIEEVINNASIYKIIPNQLKKIDFELIILEAIKLNAQERRLKEYQDVLEAAVDKRTKELNNINVKLNILATTDSLCGIKNRRSFFESCGPIISYNRRERKPLAVLMMDIDRFKYINDTYGHAAGDDILRIMAQKTEKNLRKSDIFGRLGGEEFGVVLPNTSEQGALKAAENIRQEIENLEYVSSKNQSIKFTISIGVATLNSQDINLDTLLHRADIALYNAKHSGRNKVVLFEEDFINR, encoded by the coding sequence TTGAAGTATATAATTGTATGTATAAATGATAATGTTGAAATATTAGATTCACTATATAATAAAATTTCAAGAATCGTTGATAGTGACTATATAATAGAAAGCTATATAAATGCACAACAAGCATTAGTTGCTTGTTTAAACAATATAATTATAGGGAATGAAATATTAATTACTATAAATGGTAACAATACTTCTGATTTATCTTGTGAAAAACTTATTTTAGAACTTTATAAAAAATCACCGAATACAAAGAATATTTTTTTTAAAGAGTCTATTACTTTAGAATCTATTGAAGAAGTCATAAATAATGCATCAATCTATAAAATAATACCTAATCAACTAAAAAAAATAGATTTTGAATTGATTATTCTTGAGGCCATTAAATTAAATGCTCAAGAAAGAAGATTAAAAGAGTATCAAGATGTTCTTGAAGCTGCTGTTGATAAAAGAACAAAAGAATTAAATAATATAAATGTAAAACTAAATATTCTAGCTACAACTGATTCATTATGTGGTATTAAAAATAGAAGAAGTTTTTTTGAATCATGTGGTCCAATTATATCTTATAACAGAAGAGAAAGAAAACCTTTAGCAGTTCTTATGATGGATATTGATAGATTTAAATATATTAATGACACTTATGGCCATGCAGCAGGTGATGATATTTTAAGAATTATGGCTCAAAAAACAGAAAAAAATCTAAGAAAAAGTGATATTTTTGGGCGATTAGGAGGAGAAGAGTTTGGTGTAGTTTTACCAAATACTTCAGAACAAGGTGCCCTAAAAGCTGCTGAAAATATCAGACAAGAGATAGAAAACCTTGAGTATGTAAGCTCTAAAAATCAATCAATTAAATTTACTATTAGTATAGGTGTAGCAACACTTAACTCACAAGATATAAATCTTGATACACTTTTACATCGTGCAGATATAGCTTTATACAACGCAAAACACAGCGGTAGAAATAAAGTAGTTTTATTTGAAGAAGATTTTATCAACAGATAA
- a CDS encoding phospholipase D-like domain-containing protein — MKKILLILPLLLISLYSKNLTSTINSEIYLLPSQANIAKDEILDLIKNSNDEIIIAIYNFSYKKLQKELIKAAKRGVNVTIILDEEKNSKNKKFSKTLKNNSIIVKIPKEKMHLKLALFDQKYAILGSANWTKESFSENIEFILKTDEKKIIFKIRNELLKL, encoded by the coding sequence ATGAAAAAAATTCTTTTAATTTTACCATTACTTTTAATTTCTCTATACTCTAAAAACTTAACATCTACAATCAATAGTGAGATATATTTATTGCCATCACAAGCTAATATTGCAAAAGATGAGATTTTAGATTTAATTAAAAATTCAAATGATGAAATTATTATTGCTATTTATAATTTCTCATATAAAAAACTGCAAAAAGAGTTAATAAAAGCCGCAAAAAGAGGTGTAAATGTAACTATTATTTTAGATGAAGAGAAAAATTCTAAAAATAAAAAGTTTTCTAAAACACTTAAAAATAATAGTATAATAGTAAAAATCCCAAAAGAAAAAATGCATCTTAAATTAGCTTTATTTGACCAAAAATACGCAATTTTAGGTTCAGCAAATTGGACAAAAGAATCATTCTCTGAAAATATAGAGTTTATATTAAAAACAGATGAGAAAAAAATAATATTTAAAATTAGGAATGAGCTTTTAAAGCTATAA
- a CDS encoding YbgC/FadM family acyl-CoA thioesterase, with the protein MKIRIYYEDTDVGGVVYYANYLKFCERARSELFFQKGLSPHKENEFFVVKSVKADYIKSAIFGDLLDVSTKIIQKKSASIVMLQEVKRDGELLFTGEFRLAYLKEFKPSKIPSELFTIFE; encoded by the coding sequence GTGAAAATAAGAATTTATTATGAAGATACAGATGTTGGAGGAGTTGTATATTATGCAAACTACCTAAAATTTTGTGAGAGAGCTAGAAGTGAGCTTTTCTTTCAAAAGGGTTTATCACCCCACAAGGAAAATGAATTTTTTGTAGTTAAAAGTGTTAAAGCAGACTATATTAAATCTGCTATTTTTGGTGACTTATTGGATGTATCAACAAAAATAATTCAAAAAAAATCAGCTTCGATTGTAATGTTACAAGAAGTTAAAAGAGATGGTGAACTATTATTTACGGGTGAGTTTAGACTTGCATATTTAAAAGAGTTTAAACCCTCAAAAATACCAAGTGAACTTTTTACAATATTTGAATAA
- a CDS encoding YwbE family protein — MDSKKRINIKQGLKVNIVLKADQRTNKLTQGIVKNILTNSPFHPHGIKVRLEDGQVGRVQEIL; from the coding sequence TTGGATTCAAAAAAAAGAATAAATATAAAACAAGGGCTAAAAGTAAATATAGTCCTAAAAGCAGATCAAAGAACAAATAAATTAACTCAAGGTATTGTAAAAAATATTTTAACTAACTCTCCATTTCATCCTCATGGTATTAAAGTAAGATTAGAAGATGGACAAGTTGGAAGAGTTCAAGAAATATTATGA
- a CDS encoding methyl-accepting chemotaxis protein has protein sequence MNNMSIAKKFSLITIIITLLMLVIGYLLLNNNKNQLIEELYQDVKTDLNQTTSDQIIGKLNVGISNAVSIANDHMVQKALAQNDRDMAIYALENLSKAMKESTPFQNISVHIHTKDNKSFVRSWKTDKFGDDLSSFRHSVVKVNSTKKAVNTFEVGKAGLSIRSVVPIFNDGVHVGSLEFMQGINSVAKAFNKNGNGFLLLMDDNVSVAQFDEKLKLKNYIISQKFIDENFLEDSKKLDFNSLKQNGFTLSNKYFYTYIDIKDFNDNILGIALVGTPIKVINNAIEHTSAIIWTALIILVVALFLSTFTTLVSMKKTVLAPIFDLKNSINNMTKGSLDNNENSNDKAHRIKIKSNDEIGDLVKSFNSYLDYIDQGIEKDRKVISEAKNVIQKTKKGLLNDRITGHANSPEVESLVIEINGMIDSLQDILTQLSTVLVSMANAKYDKEVPIVPGLGGTVASLFSGVNVTRSSINEIICLIDQSNKELTSSATELSTASRNLSDSSNLQAASLEETAAAVEQIAATVKQSSETAAKMAQYAHNVTKSNDAGKDLAYKTSNSMDELNDEVSTIADAITIIDQIAFQTNILSLNAAVEAATAGEAGKGFAVVAQEVRNLASRSAEAANEIKAIVESATKKAHEGKNITSKMIEGYNDLHDNIVSTIKLIDDVSNAAKEQEVAMDQITDTINSLDKSTQQNASLATTISDMADKNSQLAIHLQNIINQTTYDPSAEKRVCDTTMIIDINRLKSDHINFKNTNFVQCKPGNEFTVTNHHQCNLGKWIDSNEDKPFAQTQEWKDLKAAHEIVHKGVQNTVNLYSKEANNEVIFEETDYIEKNINIVFEKLDKIREINCS, from the coding sequence ATGAATAATATGAGCATTGCGAAAAAATTTTCATTAATAACGATTATTATAACGTTATTAATGTTAGTGATTGGTTACTTATTATTAAACAATAATAAAAATCAATTAATAGAAGAGTTGTACCAAGATGTAAAAACTGACCTAAATCAAACTACTTCAGATCAAATAATTGGTAAACTAAATGTTGGTATATCAAACGCTGTTTCAATTGCTAATGACCATATGGTTCAAAAAGCATTAGCTCAAAATGACAGAGATATGGCAATTTATGCATTAGAAAATCTTTCTAAAGCTATGAAAGAATCAACTCCATTTCAAAATATATCTGTGCACATTCACACAAAAGACAATAAATCATTTGTCAGATCATGGAAAACAGATAAATTTGGTGATGATTTAAGTTCATTTAGACATAGTGTAGTAAAAGTTAATTCAACAAAAAAAGCTGTTAACACATTTGAGGTTGGTAAAGCTGGTTTATCTATTAGATCAGTAGTTCCTATTTTTAATGATGGAGTTCATGTAGGTTCATTAGAGTTTATGCAAGGAATTAATTCTGTTGCAAAAGCCTTTAACAAAAATGGAAATGGTTTTTTATTGCTAATGGATGATAATGTTTCAGTTGCACAATTTGATGAAAAATTAAAACTGAAAAACTATATAATTTCTCAAAAGTTTATTGATGAGAATTTTTTAGAAGATTCTAAAAAATTAGATTTTAATTCACTAAAACAAAATGGTTTTACACTTAGTAATAAATATTTTTATACATATATTGATATTAAAGATTTCAACGATAATATTCTAGGTATTGCTTTAGTTGGAACGCCAATAAAAGTTATTAATAATGCTATTGAACACACATCTGCTATTATTTGGACAGCATTAATTATTCTTGTAGTTGCACTTTTTTTAAGTACCTTTACAACTTTAGTTTCTATGAAGAAAACAGTTTTAGCTCCTATATTTGATCTAAAAAATTCTATTAATAATATGACTAAAGGTTCTTTAGATAACAATGAAAACTCAAACGATAAAGCACATAGAATAAAAATTAAAAGTAATGACGAAATAGGAGATTTAGTAAAAAGCTTTAATTCTTACTTAGATTATATTGATCAAGGAATCGAAAAAGATAGAAAAGTAATTAGTGAAGCTAAAAATGTTATTCAAAAAACAAAAAAAGGTTTACTAAATGATAGAATTACGGGTCATGCCAATTCTCCTGAAGTTGAATCTTTAGTTATTGAAATAAATGGAATGATTGATTCGCTACAAGATATATTAACTCAATTAAGTACAGTACTAGTATCTATGGCAAATGCTAAATATGACAAAGAGGTACCTATTGTTCCTGGATTAGGTGGGACAGTAGCTTCTTTATTCTCAGGAGTTAATGTAACTAGATCTTCAATTAATGAAATTATTTGTTTAATTGATCAATCAAATAAAGAGTTAACAAGTAGTGCAACTGAATTATCAACTGCATCAAGAAATTTAAGCGATTCATCTAATCTTCAAGCAGCATCATTAGAAGAGACAGCTGCAGCCGTTGAGCAAATCGCAGCAACAGTTAAACAAAGCAGTGAAACAGCCGCTAAAATGGCACAGTATGCACATAATGTAACAAAATCAAATGATGCAGGTAAAGATTTAGCTTATAAAACTTCTAATTCTATGGATGAGTTAAATGATGAAGTAAGTACTATTGCTGATGCAATTACAATAATTGATCAAATTGCATTCCAAACAAATATTTTATCACTTAATGCAGCTGTTGAAGCTGCAACTGCTGGTGAAGCAGGTAAAGGTTTTGCTGTTGTTGCGCAAGAAGTAAGGAATCTAGCTTCAAGAAGTGCAGAAGCTGCAAATGAAATAAAAGCTATTGTTGAAAGCGCTACAAAAAAAGCACATGAAGGTAAAAATATTACTTCAAAAATGATTGAGGGATATAATGATTTACATGATAATATTGTTTCAACTATAAAACTAATTGATGATGTATCAAATGCAGCAAAAGAGCAAGAAGTTGCAATGGATCAAATTACAGATACAATAAATTCACTAGATAAATCAACACAACAAAATGCATCTTTGGCTACAACTATTAGTGATATGGCAGATAAAAATTCTCAATTGGCAATCCATTTACAAAATATTATTAATCAAACAACTTATGATCCTAGTGCAGAAAAAAGGGTTTGTGATACAACTATGATTATTGATATTAATAGATTAAAATCAGACCATATTAATTTTAAAAATACTAATTTTGTTCAATGTAAACCAGGAAATGAATTTACTGTTACAAATCATCATCAGTGTAATTTAGGAAAATGGATTGATTCAAATGAAGATAAACCTTTTGCTCAAACACAAGAATGGAAAGACTTAAAAGCTGCCCATGAAATTGTTCATAAAGGTGTTCAAAATACAGTTAATCTTTACTCTAAAGAAGCAAACAATGAAGTAATATTTGAAGAAACAGATTATATTGAGAAAAATATCAATATAGTATTTGAAAAACTAGATAAAATTAGAGAGATTAATTGTTCTTAA
- a CDS encoding aldo/keto reductase produces MDFRYIGKSGLRVSSICMGTMTFGSTTSKDEAFKIMDKAYERGINFYDTAELYPVPPKANTAGITEEWVGQWLKTKSRDSIILATKVAGAASGWFVPPIRHGLTVIDSFHIKRAVEGSLKKLDTDYIDLYQMHWPDTIVPIEESLKAFDELVKEGKVRYIGTSNDTAYGLTKANEVSKYNNLARFESIQNNFSLLNPRFHDELANVCERENISLLPYSPIAGGVLSGKYNSGFYPEGARFTSYIQNKSPRVQAMANRFVNDKTKEATNRYIQLAKEYGISPVTLAVAYSKHFNFVASTIIGARELSQLDESLAAFDFKIDDELMSKIKNIQEEILYPMG; encoded by the coding sequence ATGGATTTTAGATATATAGGGAAAAGTGGATTAAGAGTTAGTTCTATTTGTATGGGAACTATGACTTTTGGTTCTACTACTTCAAAAGATGAAGCATTTAAAATTATGGATAAAGCTTATGAAAGAGGAATTAACTTTTATGATACAGCTGAGCTTTATCCAGTACCTCCAAAAGCTAATACTGCAGGAATTACTGAAGAGTGGGTAGGCCAGTGGCTAAAAACAAAATCAAGAGACTCTATTATTTTAGCTACTAAAGTAGCAGGGGCTGCTTCAGGTTGGTTTGTACCACCAATTAGACATGGACTTACTGTTATTGATTCATTTCATATAAAAAGAGCGGTTGAGGGAAGTTTAAAAAAACTTGATACAGATTATATAGACCTTTATCAAATGCACTGGCCAGATACTATTGTACCAATTGAAGAGTCATTAAAAGCCTTTGATGAACTTGTAAAAGAGGGAAAAGTAAGATACATAGGTACTTCAAATGATACGGCTTATGGACTAACAAAAGCAAATGAAGTATCAAAATACAACAACTTAGCAAGATTTGAATCTATTCAAAATAATTTTTCTCTTTTAAATCCAAGGTTTCATGATGAATTAGCAAATGTTTGTGAAAGAGAAAATATTTCACTCCTTCCTTACTCTCCAATAGCAGGTGGAGTTTTAAGTGGAAAATACAATAGTGGATTTTATCCTGAAGGTGCAAGATTTACAAGTTATATTCAAAATAAAAGTCCAAGAGTTCAAGCTATGGCTAATAGATTTGTAAATGATAAGACAAAGGAAGCTACAAATAGATATATACAATTAGCAAAAGAGTATGGAATTTCTCCTGTGACACTAGCAGTTGCTTATTCTAAGCATTTTAATTTTGTTGCATCTACAATAATTGGGGCAAGGGAATTATCTCAACTTGATGAATCATTAGCTGCCTTTGATTTTAAAATTGATGATGAATTAATGTCTAAAATAAAAAATATACAAGAAGAAATTTTATATCCAATGGGATGA